The following coding sequences lie in one Apium graveolens cultivar Ventura chromosome 3, ASM990537v1, whole genome shotgun sequence genomic window:
- the LOC141712421 gene encoding transcription repressor MYB6-like gives MGRSPCCEKAHTNKGAWTKEEDQRLINYIRRHGEGCWRSLPTSAGLLRCGKSCRLRWINYLRPDLKRGNFTEDEDELIIKLHSLLGNKWSLIAARLPGRTDNEIKNYWNTHIKRKLVTRGVDPQTHRPLNATSNATATATATPSTTIKSLDFRSSTNTVPLEIPSINIMPLPNNTILKFKTESAEEGNCSSSTTEETQHQPHHREYYQKEHTQPVIDLELSIGLPLTRPQKTESHVRHEFMVSTNQLMPHVNTAASGITSPRICLCWQLGFENKGGEYCSNCKSTSAFYRYC, from the exons ATGGGTAGATCACCTTGCTGTGAGAAAGCGCACACGAACAAAGGAGCATGGACCAAAGAAGAAGACCAACGCCTTATTAATTACATCCGCCGCCATGGTGAAGGCTGTTGGCGTTCTCTTCCCACTTCTGCCG GATTGTTGAGATGTGGCAAGAGCTGCAGATTAAGGTGGATTAATTATCTGCGTCCTGATCTTAAACGTGGTAATTttactgaagatgaagatgagCTCATCATCAAGCTTCACAGCCTCCTTGGTAACAA ATGGTCTTTGATAGCTGCAAGATTGCCTGGAAGAACGGACAACGAGATCAAGAACTACTGGAACACGCACATCAAACGCAAACTCGTTACCCGTGGCGTGGACCCACAAACTCACCGCCCACTAAACGCCACCAGTAACGCAACCGCAACCGCCACTGCAACTCCCTCCACAACAATCAAGTCTCTAGACTTCAGAAGCAGTACCAATACTGTTCCATTGGAAATACCCTCTATAAATATCATGCCCTTGCCAAACAACACCATACTTAAGTTCAAAACTGAGTCCGCAGAAGAAGGAAACTGCAGCAGCAGTACTACAGAAGAAACTCAACATCAACCACACCACAGGGAGTATTATCAAAAAGAGCATACTCAACCGGTTATTGATCTCGAGCTATCTATAGGACTTCCTCTGACTCGGCCTCAGAAGACCGAATCACATGTTCGACACGAGTTCATGGTATCAACGAATCAGTTGATGCCACATGTGAACACGGCAGCATCCGGGATAACTTCACCCCGGATTTGCCTGTGTTGGCAATTAGGGTTTGAGAACAAAGGAGGTGAATATTGTAGTAATTGTAAAAGCACCAGTGCATTTTACAGATACTGTTGA
- the LOC141714328 gene encoding ARS-binding protein 1-like: protein MTSHLKGVTKSTMTDEARKALCEYKRENSSCTQKDLQLWLENKFHLKVSQGTISNTLKMSVDYLAANYLEKRKDIKRHKPAKYPDMEKVLYEWFLQYQDRVNMTGELILEKAKETMKILYPQQDQEHTFSQGWLEKFKLRSTQGIKNA, encoded by the coding sequence ATGACTTCTCATCTAAAAGGTGTCACAAAATCAACAATGACCGATGAAGCAAGAAAAGCATTATGTGAATATAAAAGAGAAAATTCATCATGCACTCAAAAAGATCTCCAGTTGTGGCTCGAGAATAAGTTTCATCTAAAAGTTAGTCAAGGTACAATATCAAATACACTGAAAATGTCAGTAGACTATCTTGCAGCTAATTACTTGGAGAAAAGAAAAGATATTAAGCGACATAAACCAGCAAAATATCCAGATATGGAGAAGGTTCTCTATGAATGGTTTCTCCAGTACCAAGATCGTGTTAATATGACAGGAGAGCTAATTTTAGAGAAGGCAAAAGAGACCATGAAAATTTTATACCCTCAACAAGATCAGGAGCACACTTTTTCTCAAGGTTGGCTTGAGAAATTCAAGTTAAGAAGCACTCAAGGCATCAAAAATGCTTAA